The following coding sequences are from one Bos indicus x Bos taurus breed Angus x Brahman F1 hybrid chromosome 5, Bos_hybrid_MaternalHap_v2.0, whole genome shotgun sequence window:
- the RTCB gene encoding tRNA-splicing ligase RtcB homolog — MSRSYNDELQFLEKISKNCWRIKKGFVPNMQVEGVFYVNDSLEKLMFEELRNACRGGGVGGFLPAMKQIGNVAALPGIVHRSIGLPDVHSGYGFAIGNMAAFDMNDPEAVVSPGGVGFDINCGVRLLRTNLDESDVQPVKEQLAQAMFDHIPVGVGSKGVIPMNAKDLEEALEMGVDWSLREGYAWAEDKEHCEEYGRMLQADPNKVSARAKKRGLPQLGTLGAGNHYAEIQVVDEIFNEYAAKKMGIDHKGQVCVMIHSGSRGLGHQVATDALVAMEKAMKRDKIIVNDRQLACARIASPEGQDYLKGMAAAGNYAWVNRSSMTFLTRQAFAKVFNTTPDDLDLHVIYDVSHNIAKVEQHVVDGKERTLLVHRKGSTRAFPPHHPLIAVDYQLTGQPVLIGGTMGTCSYVLTGTEQGMTETFGTTCHGAGRALSRAKSRRNLDFQDVLDKLADMGIAIRVASPKLVMEEAPESYKNVTDVVNTCHDAGISKKAIKLRPIAVIKG; from the exons ATGAGTCGCAGTTATAATGATGAGCTGCAGTTCTTGGAAAAGATCAGTAAGAACTGCTGGAGAATCAAGAAGGGCTTCGTGCCCAACATGCAG GTTGAAGGAGTTTTCTATGTGAATGATTCTCTGGAAAAATTAATGTTTGAAGAATTAAGGAATGCCTGTCGAGGTGGTG gTGTTGGTGGCTTCCTGCCAGCCATGAAACAAATTGGCAATGTGGCCGCCCTGCCTGGGATTGTTCAT cGATCCATCGGTCTTCCTGATGTCCATTCAGGTTATGGGTTTGCTATTGGAAATATGGCAGCCTTTGATATGAACGACCCTGAAGCAGTGGTATCCCCAG GTGGTGTTGGGTTTGACATTAACTGTGGTGTCCGCTTGCTGAGAACCAATTTAGATGAAAGTGATGTTCAGCCTGTGAAAGAGCAACTTGCCCAAGCTATGTTTGACCACATTCCTGTGGGAGTGGGGTCAAAAGGTGTCATCCCAATGAATGCCAA AGACTTGGAGGAGGCCTTGGAGATGGGTGTGGACTGGTCCCTGAGAGAAGGCTATGCCTGGGCAGAGGACAAGGAGCACTGTGAGGAGTATGGAAGGATGCTGCAAGCTGATCCCAATAAAGTCTCAGCCAGGGCTAAAAAAAGAGGCCTTCCCCAG TTGGGGACTCTGGGAGCAGGCAACCACTATGCAGAAATCCAGGTTGTGGATGAGATTTTCAACGAGTATGCTGCTAAGAAAATGGGCATTGACCATAAGGGACAGGTGTGTGTGATGATCCACAGTGGAAGCAGAGGCTTGGGCCACCAAGTTGCCACAG ATGCACTTGTAGCTATGGAAAAAGCCATGAAGAGAGACAAGATTATAGTCAATGACCGTCAGTTGGCTTGTGCTCGAATTGCTTCCCCAGAGGGTCAGGACTacctgaagggaatggcagcgGCTGGGAACTATGCCTGGGTCAACCGCTCTTCCATGACCTTCTTAACCCGTCAG GCTTTTGCCAAGGTCTTCAACACAACCCCTGATGACTTGGACCTGCATGTGATCTATGATGTTTCTCACAATATTGCCAAAGTAGAACAGCATGTGGTGGACGGGAAGGAGCGGACTCTGTTAGTACACAGGAAGGGGTCCACCCGAGCCTTCCCTCCTCACCATCCCCTCATTGCGGTTGATTACCAA CTTACCGGACAACCAGTGCTCATTGGTGGCACCATGGGAACCTGTAGCTATGTTCTTACTGGTACTGAGCAGGGCATGACTGAAACCTTTGGAACAACTTGTCATGGAGCG GGCCGTGCACTGTCCCGAGCAAAGTCAAGACGTAATTTAGATTTCCAGGATGTCCTCGACAAATTGGCAGACATGGGAATTGCAATCCGTGTCGCCTCACCCAAGCTGGTAATGGAAGAG GCCCCTGAGTCCTATAAGAACGTGACGGATGTGGTGAACACCTGCCATGATGCCGGAATCAGCAAGAAGGCCATTAAACTGAGGCCAATTGCTGTTATCAAAGGATAG